The DNA sequence CGTCCGTTTCCGGGTCCGTCACCGTGGTCGTGCAGGACGAGGTGCCGCCGCCGAAGGTGATGCCCGTTTTCGAAACGACCTGGGCCGTTGCGCTGGTGGGGCCGTCGATCGAGCAGTGGCCCTGGGTCGGGACCTTGATCGTCGAGCCCGCTTTCGTGAACTCCGCCGAGCCGATGTTGGCCACGCCCGGTTGCGGGCTGGCCTGGGCCGGCGCCGCGAGTCCGGCCAACAACAGCAGCGTTCCGGCGAGAGCGGTGGTGGTGCGCATGTCGCTGTCCTCCTTGCCGACCGGGAGAGCCGCCGGTCCTCAAGGCTGAATATCCGCTCGCCGGAGACGTCCGTTGCGCCCGAAATCGTCAACCACCCGTTCGTGGATCATGAACCACCCCCTCCGGTGACCCGGGCGGGTGTCATGTTCGTCACCGTTTCCGCAGGACAGCGGGTAAACGACCGCGCGGGGTAGCCACTACGCTCAAGGGACAACCCGACCGGTGCACGAGTAGAAGCGGAGCCGACGTGTCTGTGCCTTCCCCAGCCCCCGGGGCGGGATCCCTCCCCGCTGCGCCGGGTGGCGCCCTCGAGGACCTGCGGGCGTCGGTCGGCTTGCGCATCGCCGACGAAGCCCTGCTCCGTGCGATCGCCGGCGGGCTGGCCGACGTCGAGAAGCTGCTGCGCGAGGTCGTCCGCAGCGACGTCCAGGCCGTCAACGACGCCGCGTTGCACCTGGTCGAGGCGGGGGGCAAACGCTTCCGTCCGCTGTTCACGCTGCTGTCCGCGCAGTTCGGCCCCAAGCAGGACGACCACGTCGTGATCGCCGCCGCCGCGGTCGAGCTGGTGCACCTGGCCACGCTCTACCACGACGACGTCATGGACGAGGCCGACATGCGGCGCGGCGCCGAGAGCGTCAACGCCCGCTGGGACAACACCATCGCCATCCTGACCGGCGACTTCCTCTTCGCCCACGCCTCGCGCCTGGTCGCCGACCTGGGCACGGACGCCGCGCGGATCATCGCCGAGACCTTCGGCGAGCTGGTCACCGGGCAGATGCGCGAGACCGTCGGCCCCGGACCGGGTGACGACGCCGTCGCGCACTACCTCACCGTGATCGCGCAGAAGACCGGCTCGCTGATCGCCACGTCCGGCCGGTTCGGCGGGATGATGTCCGGCGCCGCCGAGGAGCACATCGAGGCGCTGCGCCGGTTCGGCGACATCATCGGCACCGCGTTCCAGATCTCCGACGACATCATCGACATCGCGTCGCCGTCGGCCGAGCTCGGCAAGGCGCAGGGCACCGACCTGCGCGAAGGCGTCCGGACGCTGCCCATGCTCTACGCGCTGGCCGACCCCGGGACCGACCCCCGGCTGTTCGAGCTGCTGTCCGGCCCGATCGGCGACGACGCCCTCGTCCGGGAGGCGCTGGAGCTGCTGCGCGCCAGTAGCGGACTCGAACGCGCGCGCGTCACCCTTTCCGACTACGCTCAGCGCGCGCGAGCCGAGCTCACCGCGCTGCCCGCGTCCCCCGCCCGGGACGCGTGCGAATCGGTTGCCGACTACCTGGTCGCGCGCACGCACTGAACTAGGGGCAGAGATAGATGTCCATTTTCGGACAGGTTTGGCTGTGGAGCCTGGCGGCGTTCTTCGTCGGGGTGTTCCTCACCTGGCTGGTGCTGGTGCTGCCGCTCCGCAAGAGCGTCCGCAAGCTCGAAAGCGCGCTGGCCCAGGCCCACGCCGACGCCGCGCGCACGCCCGCGAACGCCGGCGCGGCGGGCACCCAGGTGTTCTCGCGGCCGGAGCCGCGGCCCGAGCCGGAGCCGTCCCGCCAGGAGACCTCCTACCCGGGCACGCTGGTCTCGACGCCGCCGATCCACCGCGACGACGTCCACGACGACATCGACCAGGACTTCGCCGAGCTCGACTCGCAGGTGCCGTCGCGGACGCCGCCGGAGCCCGAGCGCGAGGAGACCTACGAGCCGGAGCCGGAGCCCGCGGACGACGACGACCCGTACCGGACCGCGGCGACGCAGTTCCTGACGCCGGTCCCCGAGCCCGAGCCGGAAGCGGACCCGTACCGCTCCACCGCGACGGAGTACCTGGTCCCCGACGACGAACCCGAGCCCGCCACCCCGGCGCTTTCGCGCCTGGAGCAGCAGCTCGACCCGGACTCGACGGCGGGCTCGCTGTTCCAGTCGCCGTCCGCGGAGCAGCACTCCCCGGATCCGGACTGGTTCGACCACGAGCCGCCCGCCGAGCGGTCGGCGTTCGAGGAGCCGATGGAGCGCACGCGGTACCTCAGCGCACCCGTCGGTTCGGCGGAGGAAGAGGTCGAAGAGGCCGAGGAAGCCGAGCCGCCGCAGTACGCGTTCGGCGGTGACGAGGCGACCGGCGGCGAGCTGGACGTGCCGCCGGAGACCCCGGCCGAGGCGACCCAGGTCCTGCCGAAGCGGCAGCCGCGCGAGGCGACGGTCCGGGGTGGCTTCGACGCGCCCCAGCCGATCCAGCCGTCGATGCGCACGGTCGAGCGGCGCGACCCCGACCTGTCCGGCGGGCACAGCGGCTCGCTGTTCGAGCCCTCGGTGCAGCCGAACCAGGCCGCGGTCTCCGCGCCCGAGCCGCCGCCCGCGCGGCAGGCGGCCGGCGACGCGGTCCCGCCCGGCCCGTTCGGCCCCGGCTCGGCGATGCCCCGGCCCGGCGGCGGCGCGCCCAGCGACAGCTTCGCGGTGAAGGCGAGCGTCACGGCGTTGCGGTACTGCACGGAGGAGTCGGCGCAGTTCCCGAAGATGGTCGCCGAGGTCTGGTTCCGGACCGCCGAGGACGCCGAGCGCGTCGGGTTCCGCCCGCTCACCTGAGTTCCGTTTCGGCCGCCTGGAACAGGACCAGGGCGGCGCCGCCGGGGTCGGTGACGACCACCAGGGAGCCGACCGGCAGGTCGGTGCGCTCGCGCACGAGGGTTCCGCCCAGTGCCACCGCTTTCGCGGCCGCGGCGTCCACATCGGGCACCGGCGCGTAGGGCAGCCACTGCGGGGCCCGGTCGTCACCGGGGGCCAGTTCGGTGAGGCCGCCCCACGGTGCGCCGTCCGACGTCAGCAGGGGGCCGGTCGCCTCCCAGCCCAGCAACTCGGCGAAGAAGCGCTTGCTGCCGTCGGCGTCGGCGGTGCGGACGTCGAAGAACACGAAAGGTGAATCAGGTCGCATGACCTGAAACTTAGGACACCTGTCCCAATGGAGGCAACCCCAGCGACGAGGAAGGCCGCCACGCGCTGGGCGTGGCGGCCTTCGGAAGAGCGAAAAACTAGGCGACCGTCCAGGTGTCCTTGCCGCGCAGCAGACCCTGCAGGTCCGGCTTGCGGGCCGCGCGGGCCTGCTCGACCTGGGCGCGGGCGCCGTCGTCGTACGTCGGGCGCTCGACCTGGCGGAGGATGCCCGTCGGCACGTGGTTGAGGCTCTGGTCGCCCAGGCGCGACAGCGCGAACGCGTACGACGTGTCGTGGATCGACGGGTCGTGCACCACGACGTTGTCCTCGCCGATGTCGGCGACCTTCGCGACGTCCAGGCCGCCCCAGTCGCCCCGCTTGACGCCGAACTCCTGGTTCGGGCCGAAGCGGATCGGCTCGCCCGCGCGCAGCGGGATCAGGCGCGTGGCGGCCTCGTCGGCGTCCTTGAGGACGTCGAACGCGCCGTCGTTGAAGATCGGGCAGTTCTGGTAGATCTCCACCAGCGCCGACCCGCGGTGCTTCGCCGCCGCCTCGAGGACCTCAGTGAGGCCCTTGCGGTCGGAGTCCATCGCCCGGCCCACGAACGACGCCTCCGCGCCGATCGCCAGCGACAGCGGGTTGAACGGCGTGTCCACCGAACCCATCGGCGTCGACTTCGTGACCATGCCCTGGCCCGACGTCGGCGAGTACTGGCCCTTGGTCAGGCCGTAGATGCGGTTGTTGAACAGCAGGATCTTGATGTTCACGTTGCGGCGCAGCGCGTGGATCAGGTGGTTGCCGCCGATGGACAGCGCGTCGCCGTCGCCGGTGACGACCCACACCGACAGGTCTTCGCGCGTGGTCGCGAGGCCGGTCGCGATCGACGGCGCGCGGCCGTGGATCGAGTGCATGCCGTAGGTGTTGAGGTAGTACGGGAAGCGCGACGAGCAGCCGATGCCCGAGATGAACACGATGTTCTCGCGCTTGAGCCCCAGCGTC is a window from the Amycolatopsis sp. cg9 genome containing:
- a CDS encoding polyprenyl synthetase family protein encodes the protein MPSPAPGAGSLPAAPGGALEDLRASVGLRIADEALLRAIAGGLADVEKLLREVVRSDVQAVNDAALHLVEAGGKRFRPLFTLLSAQFGPKQDDHVVIAAAAVELVHLATLYHDDVMDEADMRRGAESVNARWDNTIAILTGDFLFAHASRLVADLGTDAARIIAETFGELVTGQMRETVGPGPGDDAVAHYLTVIAQKTGSLIATSGRFGGMMSGAAEEHIEALRRFGDIIGTAFQISDDIIDIASPSAELGKAQGTDLREGVRTLPMLYALADPGTDPRLFELLSGPIGDDALVREALELLRASSGLERARVTLSDYAQRARAELTALPASPARDACESVADYLVARTH
- a CDS encoding VOC family protein, whose translation is MRPDSPFVFFDVRTADADGSKRFFAELLGWEATGPLLTSDGAPWGGLTELAPGDDRAPQWLPYAPVPDVDAAAAKAVALGGTLVRERTDLPVGSLVVVTDPGGAALVLFQAAETELR
- a CDS encoding 2-oxoacid:ferredoxin oxidoreductase subunit beta, yielding MTAIDLGLPTLGGLDLVPTTEEPQKAKDYKSDQEVRWCPGCGDYVVLNAVQSFLPTLGLKRENIVFISGIGCSSRFPYYLNTYGMHSIHGRAPSIATGLATTREDLSVWVVTGDGDALSIGGNHLIHALRRNVNIKILLFNNRIYGLTKGQYSPTSGQGMVTKSTPMGSVDTPFNPLSLAIGAEASFVGRAMDSDRKGLTEVLEAAAKHRGSALVEIYQNCPIFNDGAFDVLKDADEAATRLIPLRAGEPIRFGPNQEFGVKRGDWGGLDVAKVADIGEDNVVVHDPSIHDTSYAFALSRLGDQSLNHVPTGILRQVERPTYDDGARAQVEQARAARKPDLQGLLRGKDTWTVA